In one Musa acuminata AAA Group cultivar baxijiao chromosome BXJ2-5, Cavendish_Baxijiao_AAA, whole genome shotgun sequence genomic region, the following are encoded:
- the LOC135611661 gene encoding uncharacterized protein LOC135611661: MDSARSWFQKFQPREKGVTKKSEMGLLDGLDDTEESPSDATRQRVAAAKQYIENHYKEQMKNLQERKERRYNLERKLADADVSEEDQHNILKYLEQKETEYMRLQRHRMGVDDFELLTMIGKGAFGEVRVCREKGTGNVYAMKKLKKSEMLRRGQVEHVKAERNLLAEVDSNCIVKLYCSFQDDDYLYLIMEYLPGGDVMTLLMRKDILNEDEARFYIGESVLAIESIHIHNYIHRDIKPDNLLLDKFGHLKLSDFGLCKPLHCSNFPNLQEKDITNGRSCSGSSHFDERSSLPKRTQQEQLEHWQRNRRTLAYSTVGTPDYIAPEVLLKKGYGMECDWWSLGAIMFEMLIGYPPFYSDEPMATCRKIVNWRTHLKFPDEAKLSAEAKDLISKLLCNVEQRLGTKGADEIKAHPWFNGIEWDNLYRMEAAFIPEVKDELDTQNFEKFEESGDQVQSSSKSGPWRKMLSSKDLNFMGYTYKNFEIVNDHVVPGIAELKKKDKLKRPSIKSLFEAEDQLDESIRGSFENALPSQLEHSKSQGSSSP; this comes from the exons ATGGATTCGGCCAGAAGTTGGTTTCAGAAGTTTCAGCCAAGAGAGAAGGGTGTGACTAAAAAGAGTGAAATGGGATTATTAGATGGACTGGATGATACTGAAGAATCACCATCGGATGCTACGAGGCAAAGGGTGGCTGCTGCCAAGCAATACATAGAAAATCATTACAAGGAACAGATGAAAAATTTGCAGGAACGCAAGGAACG ACGTTATAATTTGGAGAGGAAACTAGCAGATGCTGATGTTTCTGAAGAAGATCAGCacaatattttaaagtatttggAGCAGAAGGAGACAGAATACATGCGCCTTCAAAGGCATAGAATGGGGGTTGATGATTTTGAATTACTTACAATGATAGGAAAAGGTGCTTTTGGGGAG GTCAGAGTCTGTAGGGAGAAAGGAACTGGTAACGTCTATGCAATGAAGAAGCTAAAGAAATCAGAGATGCTACGTCGAGGACAGGTTGAGCATGTTAAAGCTGAAAGGAATCTTCTAGCCGAGGTTGATAGCAATTGTATAGTGAAGCTATATTGTTCCTTCCAAGACGATGACTACCTGTATCTTATCATGGAATACCTACCTGGTGGGGATGTGATGACGTTGCTTATGCGGAAGGATATTCTGAATGAGGACGAGGCTAGATTCTATATTGGTGAATCAGTTTTGGCTATTGAATCCATCCATATACACAATTATATTCACAG GGATATAAAGCCTGATAATCTATTACTCGACAAATTTGGTCACCTAAAGCTTTCAGATTTTGGATTATGTAAGCCATTGCACTGCAGTAATTTTCCAAATTTACAAGAAAAAGATATTACTAATGGAAGGAGCTGCAGTGGGTCTTCCCACTTTGATGAACGGTCATCTTTACCAAAGCGGACACAGCAAGAACAATTAGAGCACTGGCAAAGAAACAGGCGGACATTG GCATACTCTACTGTTGGTACACCTGATTATATTGCTCCAGAAGTCCTACTGAAGAAAGGTTATGGAATGGAATGTGATTG GTGGTCACTGGGAGCCATCATGTTTGAAATGCTTATAGGTTATCCTCCATTTTATTCTGATGAACCTATGGCAACATGCAGGAAG ATAGTTAACTGGCGAACACACCTGAAGTTTCCTGATGAGGCAAAGCTATCTGCTGAAGCAAAAGATCTTATTAGTAAGCTATTGTGCAATGTTGAACAACGGCTTGGTACGAAGGGTGCTGATGAAATAAAG GCTCACCCTTGGTTTAACGGCATTGAATGGGATAATCTTTATCGAATGGAGGCTGCATTTATACCTGAAGTGAAGGATGAGTTGGATACTCAAAACTTTGAGAAGTTTGAAGAG TCTGGTGATCAAGTTCAGAGTTCATCTAAATCAGGCCCTTGGAGAAAG ATGCTTTCATCCAAGGATTTGAATTTCATGGGCTACACATATAAGAACTTTGAAATAGTTAATGATCATGTAGTGCCTGGAATAG ctgaattgaagaagaaggacaaaTTGAAGAGGCCAAGTATCAAATCACTTTTTG AGGCAGAAGACCAGcttgatgaatccattagaggGAGCTTTGAAAATGCTTTACCCAGCCAACTGGAACACTCAAAAAGTCAGGGATCATCTTCTCCGTAA